The genomic window TATTTCTAAGAAAGATCAGCGAATACACTATACTAACACTTCAACTTGCAATGTTTGCTTTAGTCTCTTGCTAAATAGAAAAAAACTACCCCAAAGAGGTAGTTCTTTTCGATCACATTACATTTCTTCTTCAATATCCACTTCTTGTTTTTGGTTTTCAAACTGAATTCCCACAACGTGAACATTTACTTCTTTTACATCTAAAGCTGTCATATTAACTAATGCTTCACGAATATTGTCTTGAACTTTTTTCGCAACAGTTGGAATAGATACACCAAACGTCATTGAACAATATACGTCTAACACTATTCCTTCCTCGGCAAGCTCTACTTTAATACCTTTACCATGATTCTTTTTTCCTAATCGCTCAACAACACCTGCAGCAAAGTTACCGCGCATTTGCGCTACTCCTTCAACTTCAGACGCAGCAATACCAGCAATAACTTCAATTACTTCAGGAGCAATCTCAACTTTTCCTAAGCC from Bacillus sp. HMF5848 includes these protein-coding regions:
- a CDS encoding Asp23/Gls24 family envelope stress response protein translates to MTENNLLDMNPGETGLGKVEIAPEVIEVIAGIAASEVEGVAQMRGNFAAGVVERLGKKNHGKGIKVELAEEGIVLDVYCSMTFGVSIPTVAKKVQDNIREALVNMTALDVKEVNVHVVGIQFENQKQEVDIEEEM